From a region of the Janthinobacterium sp. 61 genome:
- a CDS encoding SDR family oxidoreductase: MPTALIIGASRGIGHEIVRQYRHDGWRVIATARTPDACDTLRQLGAEAHQLDVTDVEGCAGLGWKLDDEKLDVAILNAGVYGPRHDGFPAQADFDLVMHTNVLAAMRLLPILAPLVANAKGKLAVLSSHMGSLSERGNPSGSLYRASKAALNSVLIDTALVHGPQGVSCVAFHPGWVRTDMGGAGADISPEESAAGIRATLASLPATDKAVFRNYDGKPIAW; this comes from the coding sequence ATGCCTACCGCACTAATCATCGGCGCCTCGCGTGGCATCGGCCACGAAATCGTCCGTCAATACCGCCACGATGGCTGGAGAGTGATCGCCACGGCGCGCACACCGGACGCTTGCGATACGCTCAGGCAACTGGGCGCGGAAGCGCACCAGCTCGACGTGACGGATGTGGAAGGCTGTGCCGGCCTGGGCTGGAAGCTCGACGATGAAAAGCTCGATGTGGCCATCCTCAACGCGGGCGTATATGGCCCCCGTCACGACGGTTTTCCGGCACAAGCAGATTTTGATCTCGTCATGCACACGAACGTGCTGGCAGCCATGCGCCTTCTGCCGATACTGGCGCCGCTGGTAGCGAATGCCAAGGGTAAACTGGCCGTGCTGTCCTCGCACATGGGTTCCTTGAGCGAGCGCGGCAACCCCAGCGGTTCCCTGTACCGCGCCAGCAAGGCCGCCTTGAATTCCGTGCTGATCGACACGGCCCTCGTGCATGGCCCGCAAGGCGTCAGCTGCGTGGCTTTCCATCCGGGCTGGGTACGCACGGACATGGGTGGCGCCGGCGCCGATATTTCACCAGAGGAAAGCGCTGCCGGCATCCGCGCCACCCTGGCCAGCCTGCCGGCCACGGACAAGGCCGTGTTCCGCAATTATGATGGCAAGCCCATCGCCTGGTAA
- a CDS encoding acetyl-CoA C-acyltransferase — protein MNDPVVIVGAARTPMGAFQGDFANVTASDLGAVAIRAAVERAGVAPEAVEHVFFGNCLMAGQGQAPARQALRKAGLPDSTGAVTLSKMCGSAMQTTMFAHDTLLAGSADVVVAGGMESMTNAPYLVPKARGGYRIGHGMIYDHMMMDGLEDAYSRDEKGNARSMGTFAEECASQYSFTREAQDAFAIESVKRAQAATKDGSFEWEIVPVTVSGRGGDTIVSIDEGPQKARLEKIPTLKAAFKKDGTITAASSSSINDGAAALVLMRESTAKKLGCTVIAKIHGHATHAQAPNEFTTAPIGAIKKLYAKTGWSSSKVDLFEINEAFAAVPMAAMHDLDIPHSKINIHGGACALGHPIGASGARIIVTLLGALKKTGGKRGVAALCIGGGEATAMAIELV, from the coding sequence ATGAATGATCCAGTCGTAATCGTCGGTGCCGCACGCACCCCCATGGGCGCCTTCCAGGGCGATTTTGCCAACGTCACCGCCAGCGACCTGGGCGCCGTGGCCATCCGCGCCGCCGTGGAACGGGCCGGCGTGGCGCCGGAAGCCGTTGAGCACGTATTTTTCGGCAATTGCCTGATGGCTGGCCAAGGCCAGGCGCCTGCCCGCCAAGCCTTGCGCAAGGCTGGCTTGCCCGACTCCACGGGCGCCGTGACGCTGTCGAAAATGTGCGGCTCGGCCATGCAGACAACCATGTTCGCGCATGACACCTTGCTCGCCGGCAGTGCTGACGTGGTGGTAGCGGGTGGCATGGAATCGATGACCAACGCCCCCTACCTGGTGCCGAAGGCGCGCGGCGGCTACCGCATCGGCCACGGCATGATTTATGATCACATGATGATGGATGGCCTGGAAGACGCCTACAGCCGTGATGAAAAGGGCAATGCACGCTCGATGGGTACGTTTGCAGAAGAGTGCGCCAGCCAGTACAGCTTCACGCGCGAAGCGCAGGATGCGTTTGCCATCGAATCAGTGAAACGCGCCCAAGCGGCCACCAAGGATGGCAGTTTCGAATGGGAAATCGTGCCCGTGACCGTTTCCGGCCGCGGCGGCGACACCATCGTCAGCATCGATGAAGGCCCGCAAAAGGCTCGCCTGGAAAAAATCCCGACCTTGAAAGCCGCCTTCAAGAAGGATGGCACCATCACGGCCGCCTCGTCTTCGTCCATCAACGATGGCGCGGCAGCCCTGGTGCTGATGCGCGAATCGACGGCGAAAAAGCTCGGCTGCACCGTCATCGCAAAAATTCACGGCCACGCCACGCACGCGCAGGCGCCGAACGAGTTCACCACGGCCCCCATCGGCGCCATCAAGAAGCTGTACGCCAAAACGGGCTGGAGCAGCAGCAAGGTAGACTTGTTCGAGATTAATGAAGCGTTCGCCGCCGTGCCGATGGCCGCCATGCACGACCTCGACATCCCACACAGCAAGATCAACATCCACGGCGGCGCGTGCGCGCTGGGCCACCCGATCGGCGCCTCGGGCGCGCGCATCATCGTCACCCTGCTGGGCGCACTGAAGAAAACCGGCGGCAAGCGCGGCGTGGCGGCCCTGTGCATCGGCGGCGGCGAAGCGACGGCGATGGCGATCGAACTGGTATAA